A single window of Jiangella alkaliphila DNA harbors:
- a CDS encoding thiolase family protein yields the protein MPRSTRPVRDVLFVDGVRTPFGKAGPKGMYHETRADDLVINCIRELLRRNPSLPPERVDDVAIAATTQLGDQGLTIGRTAALLAGLPKSVPGYAIDRMCAGAMTAVTTTAGGIAFGAYDVVIAGGVEHMGRHPMGEGVDPNPRILAEKLVDPSALVMGSTAENLHDRFPHLSKERADVFAAASQAKYAKAVADGKIQPDLVPVATRSVEQGWGLATADEPPRPGTTVDDLAGLKTPFRPHGRVTAGNAAGLNDGATAALLVSDEAAAEFGLTPKMRLVSYSFAGVEPEVMGVGPVPATEKALAKAGLSIDDIGLFEINEAFAVQVLALLDHFGIADDDPRVNPYGGAIAVGHPLASSGVRLMNQLAREFEEHPEVRYGVTTMCIGIGMGGTVVWENPHHADYSEEAAA from the coding sequence GTGCCACGCTCCACCAGGCCTGTTCGCGACGTGCTGTTCGTCGACGGCGTGCGTACGCCGTTCGGCAAGGCCGGCCCCAAGGGCATGTACCACGAGACCCGCGCCGACGATCTCGTCATCAACTGCATCCGCGAGCTGCTGCGCCGCAACCCGAGCCTCCCGCCCGAGCGCGTCGACGACGTCGCCATCGCCGCGACGACCCAGCTCGGCGACCAGGGCCTGACCATCGGGCGGACGGCGGCGCTGCTGGCCGGACTGCCCAAGTCGGTGCCCGGCTACGCCATCGACCGCATGTGCGCGGGCGCCATGACGGCGGTCACCACGACGGCCGGCGGCATCGCGTTCGGCGCCTACGACGTCGTCATCGCCGGCGGCGTCGAGCACATGGGCCGCCACCCCATGGGCGAGGGCGTCGACCCCAACCCGCGCATCCTCGCCGAGAAGCTGGTCGACCCGTCCGCGCTGGTCATGGGCAGCACGGCCGAGAACCTGCACGACCGCTTCCCGCACCTGAGCAAGGAGCGGGCCGACGTGTTCGCGGCGGCCAGCCAGGCCAAGTACGCCAAGGCGGTCGCCGACGGCAAGATCCAGCCCGACCTCGTGCCCGTCGCCACGCGCAGCGTCGAGCAGGGCTGGGGCCTGGCCACGGCCGACGAGCCGCCGCGCCCCGGCACGACCGTCGACGACCTCGCCGGCCTCAAGACGCCGTTCCGCCCGCACGGACGGGTCACCGCCGGCAACGCCGCGGGGCTCAACGACGGCGCCACCGCGGCGCTGCTGGTCAGCGACGAGGCGGCCGCCGAGTTCGGGCTGACGCCGAAGATGCGGCTGGTCTCGTACTCCTTCGCCGGCGTCGAGCCCGAGGTCATGGGCGTCGGCCCGGTCCCGGCCACCGAAAAGGCGCTGGCCAAGGCCGGTCTCAGCATCGACGACATCGGGCTGTTCGAGATCAACGAGGCGTTCGCCGTCCAGGTGCTGGCGCTCCTCGATCACTTCGGCATCGCCGACGACGACCCCCGCGTCAACCCCTACGGCGGCGCCATCGCCGTCGGCCACCCGCTCGCCTCGTCCGGCGTCCGGCTGATGAACCAGCTGGCCCGCGAGTTCGAGGAGCACCCCGAGGTGCGCTACGGCGTCACCACCATGTGCATCGGCATCGGCATGGGCGGCACCGTCGTCTGGGAGAACCCGCACCACGCCGACTACTCCGAGGAGGCCGCGGCCTGA
- a CDS encoding DNA alkylation repair protein codes for MVSAVTALVDAARTALRAAADPAAAEPMRAYMKSAMPFLGVPKPARTAALRPVFAEHRVDDGDGWRAAVLVLWDGAEFREERYAAVTLAQLKQYAAYATRPDALDVYDHLVVTGAWWDFVDEVAIRSVGPVLRAHHDAVAPVVRRWARDDDRWRRRTAVICQVGLKGDVDTALLAEAIEANVHDKDFFLRKGIGWALRQHAKTDPGWVRAFVAAHEADLSPLSRREALRNIDPPSIVTRG; via the coding sequence ATGGTCTCCGCTGTCACCGCTCTCGTCGACGCCGCGCGGACGGCGCTGCGTGCGGCCGCCGATCCCGCGGCGGCCGAGCCGATGCGCGCGTACATGAAGTCGGCCATGCCGTTCCTCGGCGTCCCCAAACCCGCCCGCACCGCAGCCCTGCGGCCGGTCTTCGCCGAGCATCGGGTCGACGACGGCGACGGCTGGCGGGCCGCGGTGCTCGTGCTCTGGGACGGCGCCGAGTTCCGCGAAGAGCGCTACGCCGCCGTCACGCTGGCGCAGCTCAAGCAGTACGCCGCGTACGCGACCCGCCCCGACGCGCTCGACGTCTACGACCACCTCGTCGTCACCGGCGCCTGGTGGGACTTCGTCGACGAGGTCGCCATCCGCTCCGTCGGCCCCGTCCTGCGCGCCCACCACGACGCCGTCGCGCCCGTCGTCAGGCGATGGGCCCGCGACGACGACCGCTGGCGGCGCCGCACGGCGGTCATCTGCCAGGTCGGCTTGAAGGGCGACGTCGACACCGCGCTGCTGGCCGAGGCCATCGAGGCGAACGTCCACGACAAGGACTTCTTCCTGCGCAAGGGCATCGGCTGGGCGCTGCGCCAGCACGCCAAGACCGACCCCGGCTGGGTGCGGGCGTTCGTCGCCGCGCACGAGGCTGACCTCTCGCCGTTGTCACGCCGCGAGGCACTGCGTAACATCGACCCACCGAGTATTGTTACTCGTGGGTAG